The nucleotide sequence GCCGCCCCACAGAACCGCCAGGGCCCCGTAGATGTCAATGCCCCACGAGTCCTGGTCCTCGTTGTAGACGAGGACCTCGTCAGGCATTTCGTCGACCATCAAACCGAGCTGGTCAGGGTTGGCCCGACCAGGAACGAGGGTCCCCCGCTTCTTGTAGCGGTACCAGTCAGCGGCGCTGATGACCCCGATCGGGTCGAACGGTTCAGCTTCGATGTCAGTCTTCGCTCTCCGCTCGGAGTTCGTGACGAACGTGTTGGCACCGATGTTGATCCAAGTGGTGTCGTTGATCACCGACAGCGCACCTGTGTCGTACTGGATGTAGGAGAAGCGGTTGACGCATCCGGCCTTGACGTTGCCGTCCCTGTTCGATCCCGACCCGAAGATCGAGAACACGGCACGCTGGATGAACACGTTCGCGTTGTCGGTGGCGCCGAGCCGGATGATCCCAGAGTCGCCCTGGCTGCTGTATGGGGCGCAGGTGACGTGCACTCGGGGGCCGCCGATACCTGCCTGATGGATCTCTGTGATGACTGTCGAGGACACAGTGCCTTGCTCGATCTCGTTGGAGAACGCGAGCCGCGCATAGTTCGGGAACACGGCGACTTCACCCGACTGCTGGTCACCGCGGGGTGAGAACGCTTTCATGACTAGGCCGGCCTGGTTCGGGTGCACGGGCGAGACCGATGTGAGGGTCTTGATGCGCCCGTACTGGTTCGTGGACGCCGGGTAGAAGCGGATCTCGTCGGGCTGTGTGCCGTTGGGGTTGAACACCAGCCGCAGCCCTGTCGTGAGGCTGGTCCGGTACTCGCCGGAGATCATCGCGGAGCCGTTCGCCGACGACATCTGGACGGTCATTGCCCCGGCCGAGTTGTAGAGCCGGAACCCTGCGGAGTCCATCTCGGAGCGGGCCCCGGTGGTGCCGGTGGCGATCTTCCCGGTGCCGATGATCATGGAGGCTTCGAGAATGCCAGCGGTCAGCTTCCCCACCGACAAGTTCTGGATCTTCGCGTCGGTCACCGCGAGGTTCGCGATCTTCGCTGTCACCACTGCGGCGTCAGCCAGCTTCACCGACCCGACCGCACCGTCGAAGATGTCCGGGGACAACACCTGCCCCGGCACCGCCGACCCCTGCCCCGACGGATCCGACGCGTTGTCCAGCCGGTCCACCGCCACCAGACGACAGAAGTACGTCGTCTCATAGTTCAGGGACGTACCGTCCGGCAACTGCGAATAGGTGTAGGTGCCCTTGCCGAAGATGTGATCGGCCAGCGTCGACTCATCCGGCGTGAACATGCTCGACGTGCTGATATGCAGCTCGACCCACTTGAAATCCGGGTACGCCTGCAACATGTCCGCGCCATCTTCGGTGAGACCATCCCACCTGAAATCGATCAACCCCAGGCTGCCGCCACCCACCGGCGCAGACGGCACACCCGGCGGGTCCGTGTCCGACTCCGTCGTATGCACCGTCGAACCGGTCGCCCACTCCGACGACCGACCGGACCGGTTGTAGGCGCGCACCCGATACCGGATCGGCAGATTCACCGCCGTCGTCCACTGCGCCGACGTGGCCTGCGCACCCACATCAGCGGCGAACCGCCACGCCTCCCAGTTCGCCTCCTCCGTCCACTCCACCCGGAACCCCTGCAGGTCCGTGAGCGCCGTCCCGTTCGTGTTGATCGTCGGAGCGAGCCACCCCAGATTGACGACCGCATACGCGTCGATACCGGTGTTGAAGGCCCCCGACGAGATGACCAGCCCGGTCGGGGGCATCGGGAACCCCGTGTGCGACTCACCAGGCTCCGACGTGCCCGTGACAACCTCACCGGAGGAGATCGCGTCCAACTGCTGGCGCTGGCGCACTACCTCGTCGACGAACGCGTCGTTCAACGTGACGGTGGCGGTCATCTGCCGTTCGGCGTTGACCGTCAGTGACCACTCCACGACCCGGTAGCGTTCCAGGTCGGTTGCGGTCTGCGAGTACACCCAGTCGCCGATATCGAACGCCACCACCGGGCGCGGCTCGCCAGGCACCAGGGCGAGACCGTGGGTGACTTCGAGAGTCCCGTCCTTCTCGCTGCCGAGCCGGCGCTGCGCGTACGCCAACACGGCGTCCTCGGTGGTGAGGTTCTGCGACGACGTCCACCCCTCGATCCGGCGACCGCGCCGGGACTGCGCATCCAAGCTGTTGGTGTCCGCGTACACGCCCTCCGCGCCGACAGCGCCCATCGCCGTCGACGACGACCGGATCGACCACTTCCGGGGGGCCTCAGCGATGTTGCGGGATGCGCGCAGCACCACCGGCCGTAGCCCGACGGTGCGGTCCACGCCGCGGCCTTCGGCCCGATACAGGTTCAGGCACTGCTGCGTCCCGGTCCAGGTGACAGACCACTCCACCCGGCCCAACGAGGCGAGCATGTTCAGGACGGACTCGTAGGTGGCGCCCGGCGACACCCGCGCCGACACCTGCTGCGTCCACGCCACCCCGCTGGAGTCGTGGGTGCCGGTGAAGCTCGTCGTGATATCGGTGAGCGCGCCCCGCGACCTGGCCTGCGCCAGCAACAGATGCATCGCGTCACCGGGGGACGCGGCGGCCAGGACGAGTTCCCGCTTCGGGTCAGCCAGGACGGGGATGTCGGCGGCGTTCGCCTTGACCGCGTCCAGCACCTTCTGCGGCACCGACAGGGTCGGGCCGTCCTCGCCGCCCTCGGTGGGAACGAACCCGAGCGGCCCCACCAGTCGCGTCCACTGCGGGCCGGTGACGTCAGTCTGCTTGACAGACACGTTGTCGCCGAGGCTGATCTCACCGACCAACGGCTGCGGCCACACCCGCGCCTCAGCCATACGCAGCTCAGCGAAACCGCCGGCGAACTGCCACAGCTCATCCTCTTCGGCGACATCATCACCGGCGGCTTCCTGCAGGTAGCCGCGCCGCGCACCCAACGGTGACCCGGTCGTCCAAATCTCGACCTCAAGGTCACGGTCCGCGGCGACCGCAGCAGCGAGCAGGTGCGCGTTGACACCAGCCTTCGGGTAGGTGAGCCCGATCGTGCCGGGCCCGTTCCTAGTCGGGGCGAGGTTCAGCTCAGTGAAGTCGGGGAGGGCGTGGAGCGCACCGGTGCCCGGGTTGACCGCCCAGATGGAGGCGAGGAGATCGCCGTAGCGTTCCTGGACGACCGCGCCTTCGGACAAGGTCCACGAGTCCCCGACTACGAGCTGCGCGTCGATGTGCAGGGTTTCGTCGACGGCGGCGGCATCGGCGGCGACGTTGATGATCGTGACGTCATCGGCGACACCGAACGGGACGTCGGCGACGGTGAACGACGCCTCGACGTGCGGGGACTCAGTAACGGTGCCACTGTCCGACACGCCCAGGGAGGCGTCGAACGCCACCAGCTCGGTGGTGGTGGTCGTTTCCTGCGGGGCCGTGTCAGCGTCCGCGAACGCAGCCTCAGTGACCGTGAGCGTGTCGTCGCGGTCGATGGGGATCCCCACCGCCACCGACTCGGAGATCGTGGTCGTGTCCGCCGCCTGGACAGTGACCTGCTGGGATGCGGCCTCGGTGACGGTGAGCCCATCCGACACCGGTACCGGGATGTCGGTGGCGACTGCTTCGCGGAGCGCGAACGACGCAACCTTGCCGGCAGAACCGGAGTTCGACACGGTCGCAACGCGAGTACCGGTCGCACCAGTATTGCGGGTTTCCGCGGCGACGAGCCCGTTGTTGAAAATCGCGGAGCGTTGGATGACCGCCGACATCAGAGCGGGCGCAGTCCAGGCCGTGTTCTGCGACGTGTTGTAGTACTGCGACGTGAACACGCCCACGAAGAGGCAGTTGTTCGTCGTCAACGTCCGCGTGGGCAGCGTGTGGCTGGTGGCGTTGGGTGTTCCCTGCGCGGCGAACGAGTCCGCAAAGATGCTTGTGGTGTCCACCCCGCGGACGGCGATCAGGAACAGAACGTTGTTCGCGTTCGTCGACGCCCCGAACGTGTAACTCGCCGGCTCAGCACCCGGGTTGGTGACAACGCGGGTGTACACCACGATCCGAGGGGCGGTCGCGTCCGCAGGCTGGGACACGTCGACCGCAGCCTGAGTGAACCCGGTGGCGGCGGAGTGGTTGGTGCTGCCGCTGTAGGAGTAGTGCTGCACCCCGAGCAGGACGTCGCCGGCTGCCAGCCCTGTCGGCACGTTG is from Pseudonocardia autotrophica and encodes:
- a CDS encoding phage tail protein; the encoded protein is MPITIVGATSAAVDVQPTITVNVPTGLAAGDVLLGVQHYSYSGSTNHSAATGFTQAAVDVSQPADATAPRIVVYTRVVTNPGAEPASYTFGASTNANNVLFLIAVRGVDTTSIFADSFAAQGTPNATSHTLPTRTLTTNNCLFVGVFTSQYYNTSQNTAWTAPALMSAVIQRSAIFNNGLVAAETRNTGATGTRVATVSNSGSAGKVASFALREAVATDIPVPVSDGLTVTEAASQQVTVQAADTTTISESVAVGIPIDRDDTLTVTEAAFADADTAPQETTTTTELVAFDASLGVSDSGTVTESPHVEASFTVADVPFGVADDVTIINVAADAAAVDETLHIDAQLVVGDSWTLSEGAVVQERYGDLLASIWAVNPGTGALHALPDFTELNLAPTRNGPGTIGLTYPKAGVNAHLLAAAVAADRDLEVEIWTTGSPLGARRGYLQEAAGDDVAEEDELWQFAGGFAELRMAEARVWPQPLVGEISLGDNVSVKQTDVTGPQWTRLVGPLGFVPTEGGEDGPTLSVPQKVLDAVKANAADIPVLADPKRELVLAAASPGDAMHLLLAQARSRGALTDITTSFTGTHDSSGVAWTQQVSARVSPGATYESVLNMLASLGRVEWSVTWTGTQQCLNLYRAEGRGVDRTVGLRPVVLRASRNIAEAPRKWSIRSSSTAMGAVGAEGVYADTNSLDAQSRRGRRIEGWTSSQNLTTEDAVLAYAQRRLGSEKDGTLEVTHGLALVPGEPRPVVAFDIGDWVYSQTATDLERYRVVEWSLTVNAERQMTATVTLNDAFVDEVVRQRQQLDAISSGEVVTGTSEPGESHTGFPMPPTGLVISSGAFNTGIDAYAVVNLGWLAPTINTNGTALTDLQGFRVEWTEEANWEAWRFAADVGAQATSAQWTTAVNLPIRYRVRAYNRSGRSSEWATGSTVHTTESDTDPPGVPSAPVGGGSLGLIDFRWDGLTEDGADMLQAYPDFKWVELHISTSSMFTPDESTLADHIFGKGTYTYSQLPDGTSLNYETTYFCRLVAVDRLDNASDPSGQGSAVPGQVLSPDIFDGAVGSVKLADAAVVTAKIANLAVTDAKIQNLSVGKLTAGILEASMIIGTGKIATGTTGARSEMDSAGFRLYNSAGAMTVQMSSANGSAMISGEYRTSLTTGLRLVFNPNGTQPDEIRFYPASTNQYGRIKTLTSVSPVHPNQAGLVMKAFSPRGDQQSGEVAVFPNYARLAFSNEIEQGTVSSTVITEIHQAGIGGPRVHVTCAPYSSQGDSGIIRLGATDNANVFIQRAVFSIFGSGSNRDGNVKAGCVNRFSYIQYDTGALSVINDTTWINIGANTFVTNSERRAKTDIEAEPFDPIGVISAADWYRYKKRGTLVPGRANPDQLGLMVDEMPDEVLVYNEDQDSWGIDIYGALAVLWGGTRRHIVEIDNLRRELAELRAHVAGRPKLVAA